The genomic interval TTTTTTACGAGTGTATCAATCCCCTTGAGTTTGTGTGGCTTTTCAACACGAGGTTTGGCAAAACTTTCAATCCCGGCGTAAGTGATCTCAATCGGGGCAATGATATGATAGCCGGATTCAAGGGCATCTACGAACCGAATGTCTGGCAAATCGGCAATCACACTATGAGGAGAATCCGTTACAACATCTCCCATATCCGCTTGAATATAGGTTTCTATGCCGAGGCTGAAAGAGAGTGTTTGCGCGTCACTCGACAACTGTTGCGCAAGGATCTTTAGCGGCTTTACGGTGAGTGCGATTGACGGTTCTTTCTTGATGACTATCGGTTCATAGAGTTTTGCCCATAAACGGGCGACGCGAGTCCTTACGTCTATGTTAGTGATGTATTTGACAATGAGACTCTCTAATTTGGGAAGGACTGCCTCTTGGACCAATTCCGTAAGGATTCGACGCACCGAAATTGTAATGCCCAAAATTTCAATTTCCGCTCTCTGGATGGAAATATCGGAGCTTGTTTGGGCAGTAATACGCCAATCCGAGTTAAGCGTTGGGGTAAGGGTGAGTGTAGCAGTCGCGCTTCCTTCAATATCTTCACGTTTCTGGACGACTTGTCCGAAGATTTTTTTCGAGACGCGTGCCCATCCGCTGAACTGGAACGGAACGTTTACCGATAGAGTCCCATCTGCTGTACCTGTCATTGTGAGAGGGTCAAGATTCAGTTTGATCGCGGCTGTAATAGCACCATCTTTTCGCTGGATGGGTTTGCTGAGATAGTCTCTAAGTGCGGACTCGGCTAACGTCTTGACCTCCTGTATCGGCAGATTTGCCTTCACAGCAATGACTGAGGGGATTGGTGGCGGCAATGGAACAGGCGTAACCTTTCGCGGCGGCGCGGGTGCTTCGATGGTGAGATCAGAACCACGCCGCATGAGGAGAAACAGTGTCATGCCGATTAACACAACGGCAATGAAAATTACACCCACAATTAGTCTTGTCTGTTTCGTCATGACTGCAGCCTCGGGATACCGCTTGAGATTTTGTGTTCTCGGTCAATACGAAATGGATGAATGTCAAAACCGGTCTGACCGTTTCGGGCAAGTTCGCTCATAATACGTCCGACGAGGGCACAAAACTTGAAGCCGTGCCCTGAAAAACCTGCCGCAATCAGCAGATCCGGACAGTGCGGGTGCGCGTCAACGATAAAGTCTTCGTCTGGCGTTTCCGTATAGAGGCAGACTTCAGCATGCGTGGCTTGCCCAAGTTCTGGGAGGCGTTCCTGGATGTAAGCATCTATATGGGCAATGTAATCCACATCAGGCATGCGGTTGGGTGTATCAGGAGAGATGATTTGTCCTCTTCCGTGCCGTGCAATTTTTACCCCGCCCCCTTTATCAAAAGAACCAAAAGCCGGAACGGCATAGATGAATTCCCCATCAGGCGTTACTTCCGTAAAGACTGGAAACCGGTCTGGCTGGAAACGTCTGCTGTCCGTAGGCTGATAGTAGCACACCTGTTGTTTCGTGACCGTGAGTGGGAGATCCAACTCGGCGAGTAAAGTGCCAACCCACGCCCCCGCTGTCACGATGACTTTCCTACCACGAAATTGACTGTCTTCGGTCCGAACAGTTGGAACATCTGCCTGCCAATCAATGTTGGTTACCTTGGTCTCTTCCCGGATTTCCGCGCCGTGTTGTTCCGCCAACTGCAAGTGGGTGGAGACACACTCGGCGGCACGGAGAAAACCCGTGTCCTTCTGATAGAGGATCTCCATATTACTCGTTAATCGGAATTGCGGAAAACGTTCCGCTAACTGTGCCACGTTCCACCACTCGGATTCAACGCCTGCGGCATCTAAGCTTTGCCGTGTCGCGCGTCCATACGGGTTTCCCTTTGCACCGATACCTACACTCCCTGTAATAAACAGCAGCGATTTCCCGGATACCGATTCGAGGTCGCGCCATTCGGCGTAGGCGGTTTTCATCAATTCCGTGTAAAAGGGCTTATCATAGAAGAATCGGATGATACGGGTTTCACCGTGCGAACTGCCGAACGTGTGTCCACGCTGAAATTGTTCTAAAACAAGCACGTCCGCGCCAGATTTAGCGAGATGGTATGCGGTCGCGCTCCCCATACCGCCAGCACCGATGACAATCGTATCGTATATACGAGATCGCATTTTTTTAGTGGTTGTTGGTTGTAGGCTATAGGTTACAAGAGGGTTTTGTTAAACGAATACCTATTTACCAAAAGCCGATGGCTGACTGCCATTAAAACGGATTCGGTACGGTAGTGAAATTCTGGTACCGGTCTTCGCCGCGCAGTAGAATCGGTTTCCACGGACGCTTCAGTGAATTCTCTTCCGCTTGCCTCACCGACGGGTCTATGTAACGAATCGTCAAGCCACACCGTCGACGCGTAGAATGGTTCGGTAGACTACCGTGGATCATCTGTCCGTGGTGGATGGACATCTCACCCGCTTTTAGCACTAAATCTACGGCGGTTTCCGCCTCCGCTTCAGTGACCGGAATCTCCTG from Candidatus Poribacteria bacterium carries:
- a CDS encoding DUF4403 family protein, which codes for MTKQTRLIVGVIFIAVVLIGMTLFLLMRRGSDLTIEAPAPPRKVTPVPLPPPIPSVIAVKANLPIQEVKTLAESALRDYLSKPIQRKDGAITAAIKLNLDPLTMTGTADGTLSVNVPFQFSGWARVSKKIFGQVVQKREDIEGSATATLTLTPTLNSDWRITAQTSSDISIQRAEIEILGITISVRRILTELVQEAVLPKLESLIVKYITNIDVRTRVARLWAKLYEPIVIKKEPSIALTVKPLKILAQQLSSDAQTLSFSLGIETYIQADMGDVVTDSPHSVIADLPDIRFVDALESGYHIIAPIEITYAGIESFAKPRVEKPHKLKGIDTLVKNLTLYGSGTQLAAGIEFSMPSLGAAGQLYLLGTPIYDATTMSVFVTEFDYALTTQSLLLDIAQAAGEGFFPNLRTTVEEKLVFPLEDRLTKLHKKLADVIAERRIGSYVVLRGTVDTITPEALYLTQTAVHIPFRLHGDLICEVNLISSRGSD
- the solA gene encoding N-methyl-L-tryptophan oxidase; this encodes MRSRIYDTIVIGAGGMGSATAYHLAKSGADVLVLEQFQRGHTFGSSHGETRIIRFFYDKPFYTELMKTAYAEWRDLESVSGKSLLFITGSVGIGAKGNPYGRATRQSLDAAGVESEWWNVAQLAERFPQFRLTSNMEILYQKDTGFLRAAECVSTHLQLAEQHGAEIREETKVTNIDWQADVPTVRTEDSQFRGRKVIVTAGAWVGTLLAELDLPLTVTKQQVCYYQPTDSRRFQPDRFPVFTEVTPDGEFIYAVPAFGSFDKGGGVKIARHGRGQIISPDTPNRMPDVDYIAHIDAYIQERLPELGQATHAEVCLYTETPDEDFIVDAHPHCPDLLIAAGFSGHGFKFCALVGRIMSELARNGQTGFDIHPFRIDREHKISSGIPRLQS